One Setaria viridis chromosome 3, Setaria_viridis_v4.0, whole genome shotgun sequence DNA window includes the following coding sequences:
- the LOC117847894 gene encoding uncharacterized protein, giving the protein MARSSPPGHAWHRVLPLACACLALLACLLPRHAAAQQADDGDEARLLLRIKSAWGDPAALASWTAAAGASPHCNWTYVSCDASGRVASLALPNVTLSGAVPDDIGGLTALTALDLSNTSVGGGFPAFLYSCTGIARIDLSNNRLAGGLPADIGRLGGNLTYLALDHNSFTGTIPAAVSKLKNLTYLALNENQLTGTIPPELGDLISLEALKLESNPFDAGMLPESFKSLTKLTTVWLANCSLGGEFPNYVTQMPGMQWLDLSTNRFTGNIPPGIWNLQKLQYLYLFANNLTGDIGNNGKIGATELVDVDLSMNQLSGTISESFGSLLKLRYLNLHQNNLTGEIPASIARLPSLEFLWLWDNSLSGELPAELGKQTPLLRDIQIDSNNFVGPIPEGICSNQRLLVLTASDNQLNGSIPSSLASCPTLIWLQLQDNELSGEVPAALWTVPKLLTLFLQNNGQLSGTLPENLYWNISRLSIDNNRFTGRIPAKAAKLQKFHASNNLFSGDIPAGFAAGMPLLQELDLSANQLSGAIPESMALLSAVSQMNLSHNQLTGEIPAGLGSIPVLNLLDLSSNQLSGAIPVSLASLRSSQLNLSSNQLSGEVPAALANPANDQSFLGNPGLCAAASLVGSLKGVRSCGAQPTDHVSPSLRAGLLAAGVALVALIAALAVFVVCDIRRRKRRLAQAEEPWKLTPFQPLDFGEAAVARGLADENLIGKGGSGRVYRVAYTSRSSGSAGGTVAVKRIWTGGKVDKGQESAFAAEVDVLGHIRHSNIVKLLCCLSRAETKLLVYEFMENGSLDKWLHGQKWMAGSVMARAPSVRRAPLDWPTRVRVAVGAARGLCYMHHECSPPIVHRDVKSSNILLDSDLNAKVADFGLARILVETGKADTVSAVAGSFGYMAPECAYSRKVNEKVDVYSFGVVLLELTTGREANDGGEHGSLADWAWRHLQSGRRIADAADKCIRDAGYGDDVEAVFKLGIICTGRQPSTRPTMKDVLQILQRCEQAHQRAADEKVAADYDAAPLLQVQVRGGSRRKQLSDARVMDDGSEGGFDCNV; this is encoded by the exons ATGGCACGGTCGTCGCCGCCCGGCCACGCCTGGCACCGCGTCCTGCCCCTGGCGTGCGCCTGCCTCGCCCTGCTGGCGTGCCTCCTCCCGCGCCACGCCGCGGCGCAGcaggccgacgacggcgacgaggcgcggCTGCTCCTCCGTATCAAGAGCGCATGGGGCGACCCGGCGGCGCTCGCGTCGTGgaccgccgcggccggggccTCCCCGCACTGCAACTGGACCTACGTGTCCTGCGACGCGAGCGGCCGGGTCGCGTCGCTGGCCCTCCCCAACGTGACCCTGTCCGGCGCCGTCCCCGACGACATCGGTGGGCTCACCGCCCTCACGGCGCTCGACCTCTCCAACAccagcgtcggcggcggcttccCGGCGTTCCTCTACAGCTGCACCGGCATCGCGCGGATCGACCTCTCCAACAACCGGCTCGCCGGGGGGCTCCCGGCCGACATCGGCCGGCTCGGGGGCAACCTGACTTACCTCGCCTTGGACCACAACAGCTTCACCGGCACGATACCGGCGGCGGTGTCCAAGCTCAAGAACCTGACGTACCTCGCTCTCAACGAGAACCAGCTCACCGGCACgatcccgccggagctcggtgACCTGATTAGCCTCGAGGCGCTCAAGCTCGAGAGCAATCCGTTCGATGCCGGCATGCTGCCGGAGTCGTTCAAAAGCTTGACGAAGCTAACCACTGTCTGGCTGGCGAATTGCAGCCTCGGTGGTGAATTCCCGAATTACGTCACGCAGATGCCGGGGATGCAGTGGCTCGACCTGTCGACGAACAGATTCACCGGAAACATACCACCCGGGATTTGGAACCTCCAAAAGCTGCAGTACTTGTATCTTTTCGccaacaacctcaccggcgacaTTGGCAACAATGGCAAGATCGGGGCAACAGAATTGGTAGATGTCGACCTGTCCATGAACCAGCTGAGTGGAACCATCTCGGAAAGCTTTGGAAGCTTGCTGAAACTGAGATACTTGAACTTGCACCAGAACAATCTCACCGGCGAGATACCAGCGAGTATTGCCCGGCTACCGTCCTTGGAGTTCTTGTGGCTGTGGGACAACAGCCTCAGTGGAGAGCTCCCGGCGGAGCTCGGAAAGCAGACGCCGTTGCTGAGAGACATCCAGATCGACAGCAACAACTTTGTCGGGCCAATTCCGGAAGGAATCTGCAGCAACCAACGGTTGTTGGTGCTCACCGCCTCCGATAACCAGCTTAACGGCTCAATCCCGTCCAGTCTTGCCAGCTGCCCCACTCTCATATGGCTTCAGCTCCAAGATAACGAGTTGTCCGGTGAGGTGCCGGCCGCACTGTGGACGGTGCCCAAGCTTTTGACCCTGTTCTTGCAGAACAATGGACAGCTGAGCGGAACCCTGCCGGAGAACCTGTACTGGAACATATCGAGGCTTTCGATCGACAACAACCGGTTCACTGGACGGATTCCGGCGAAGGCGGCTAAGCTCCAAAAGTTTCATGCCAGCAACAATCTCTTCTCCGGTGACATACCAGCGGGGTTTGCTGCTGGGATGCCACTGCTGCAGGAGCTGGACCTGTCGGCGAACCAGCTCTCTGGGGCAATCCCAGAGAGCATGGCGTTGCTCAGTGCCGTGTCGCAGATGAACTTGAGCCATAACCAGCTCACCGGCGAGATTCCGGCCGGGTTGGGCTCCATACCGGTGCTCAACCTGCTGGACCTTTCGTCGAACCAGCTTTCCGGTGCCATACCGGTGTCGCTGGCATCGCTGAGGTCCAGCCAGCTTAACCTGTCGTCCAACCAGCTCAGCGGCGAGGTCCCGGCGGCGCTGGCAAACCCCGCCAACGACCAGAGCTTCTTGGGCAACCCGGGTctctgcgccgccgcgtcgttgGTCGGGAGCCTCAAGGGCGTGCGCTCGTGCGGGGCCCAGCCAACCGACCATGTCTCGCCGAGCCTCCGTGcgggcctcctcgccgcgggAGTGGCGCTCGTCGCCCTCATCGCGGCGCTCGCCGTCTTCGTCGTCTGCGACATCAGGAGGCGGAAGCGGCGGCTCGCGCAGGCCGAAGAGCCCTGGAAGCTCACCCCGTTCCAGCCCCTGGACTTCGGCGAGGCCGCCGTGGCGCGCGGGCTCGCCGACGAgaacctcatcggcaagggcgGCTCGGGCCGCGTGTACCGCGTCGCGTACACCAGCcggagcagcggcagcgcgggGGGCACTGTGGCCGTGAAGCGCATCTGGACCGGCGGGAAGGTGGACAAGGGCCAGGAGAGCGCGTTCGCGGCGGAGGTGGACGTCCTCGGCCACATCCGCCACAGCAACATCGTGAAGCTCCTCTGCTGCCTTTCCCGCGCGGAGACAAAGCTCCTCGTCTACGAGTTCATGGAGAACGGCAGCCTGGACAAGTGGCTGCACGGCCAGAAATGGATGGCCGGGAGCGTGATGGCGAGGGCCCCGTCGGTCCGGCGAGCGCCACTGGACTGGCCGACGAGGGTCAGGGTGGCCGTCGGTGCCGCGCGCGGGCTGTGCTACATGCACCACGAGTGCTCGCCGCCGATCGTGCACCGAGACGTCAAGTCCAGCAACATCTTGCTCGACTCGGACCTCAACGccaaggtcgccgacttcggccTCGCGAGGATACTGGTCGAGACCGGCAAGGCCGACACggtgtccgccgtcgccggatcGTTCGGTTACATGGCTCCCG AGTGCGCGTACTCGAGGAAGGTGAACGAGAAGgtcgacgtgtacagcttcggggtGGTTCTGCTTGAGCTGACCACAGGCAGGGAGGccaacgacggcggcgagcacgggtCCCTGGCCGACTGGGCGTGGCGGCACCTGCAGTCCGGCAGAAGAATCGCCGACGCCGCGGACAAGTGCATTAGGGACGCCGGGTACGGTGACGACGTCGAGGCCGTCTTCAAGCTCGGGATCATATGCACCGGCCGCCAGCCGTCGACGCGGCCGACGATGAAGGACGTGCTGCAGATACTGCAGCGGTGCGAGCAGGCGCACCAGAGAGCCGCGGACGAGAAGGTCGCCGCCGACTACGACGCCGCCCCGCTCCTGCAGGTGCAGGTGCGAGGAGGCAGCCGACGGAAACAGCTCTCCGATGCCAGAGTGATGGACGATGGCAGCGAGGGTGGTTTCGACTGCAACGTCTGA
- the LOC117847896 gene encoding hexokinase-5: protein MGKAAAVGTAVVVCAAVGVAVVLARRRRRRDAELLGSADADRKRRAAAVIEEVERSLATPTALLRSIADAMVTEMERGLRADIHAQLKMLISYVDNLPTGDEHGLFYALDLGGTNFRVLRVQLGGREKRVVKQQYEEVSIPPHLMVGTSLELFDFIAAALAKFVDTEGEDFHLPEGRQRELGFTFSFPVNQTSISSGTLIKWTKGFSVNGMVGEDVVSELSKAMERQGLDMKVTALVNDTVGTLAGGRYMDNDVVAAVILGTGTNAAYVEHANAIPKWTGLLPKSGNMVINTEWGSFKSDKLPLSEYDKAMDFESLNPGEQIYEKLISGMYLGEIVRRILLKLAHDASLFGDVVPSKLEQPFVLRTPDMSAMHHDSSHDLKILGAKLKDIVGVADTSLEVRYITRHICDLVAERGARLAAAGIYSILKKIGRDKVPSNGSKMPRTVIALDGGLYEHYKKFSSCVETTLTDLLGEEASSSVVAKLANDGSGIGAALLAASHSQYAEAD, encoded by the exons ATGGGgaaggccgcggcggtgggCACGGCGGTGGTGGTGTGCGCGGCCGTGGGTGTGGCCGTCGTGCTGGCGcgcaggcggcgccggcgcgatgCCGAGCTGCTGGGGTCCGCGGACGCGGACAGGaagaggcgggcggcggccgtgatcgaggaggtggagcgcagcctcgccacgcccaccgcGCTGCTGCGGAGCATCGCGGATGCCATGGTCACCGAGATGGAGCGCGGCCTGCGCGCGGACATCCACGCGCAGCTCAAGATGCTCATCAGCTACGTCGACAATCTCCCCACCGG AGATGAACATGGACTGTTTTACGCACTGGATCTTGGAGGCACAAACTTCCGTGTGCTGCGAGTCCAACTAGGAGGAAGGGAGAAACGTGTTGTCAAACAACAGTATGAGGAGGTTTCCATTCCACCACATCTGATGGTCGGGACTTCCTTG GAACTATTCGATTTTATTGCTGCTGCATTGGCTAAATTTGTCGACACTGAAGGTGAAGATTTCCACCTCCCAGAGGGTCGGCAGAGAGAACTTGGTTTCACCTTTTCCTTCCCAGTGAACCAAACATCAATATCATCAGGAACACTCATCAAGTGGACAAAGGGCTTTTCCGTCAATGGCATG GTTGGTGAAGATGTTGTGTCTGAGTTGAGCAAGGCCATGGAGAGGCAGGGGCTAGATATGAAAGTTACGGCGTTG GTTAATGATACGGTTGGCACATTGGCTGGTGGAAGATATATGGATAACGATGTAGTCGCAGCTGTAATATTGGGCACTGGTACAAATGCAGCATATGTGGAGCATGCAAATGCAATTCCTAAATGGACTGGGTTACTTCCTAAATCTGGGAACATG GTAATTAATACGGAATGGGGGAGCTTCAAATCCGACAAGCTTCCTCTTTCAGAATACGATAAAGCCATGGACTTCGAAAGTTTGAACCCTGGAGAACAG ATATACGAAAAATTGATTTCCGGCATGTATCTAGGAGAGATTGTGCGAAGAATTTTACTGAAGTTGGCGCATGACGCTTCCCTGTTTGGGGATGTTGTACCATCTAAGCTGGAGCAGCCATTTGTACTGAG GACACCAGATATGTCAGCCATGCATCATGACTCCTCACATGACCTCAAAATTCTGGGAGCTAAGCTGAAGGATATTGTGGGG GTCGCGGATACTTCCCTGGAAGTAAGATACATTACTCGACACATCTGCGACCTTGTTGCAGAGCGTGGGGCACGGTTAGCCGCTGCTGGTATATACAGCATCCTGAAGAAGATAGGCCGGGACAAAGTACCAAGCAATGGCAGTAAAATGCCAAGGACCGTCATTGCTTTGGATGGTGGGCTCTATGAACATTACAAGAAGTTCAGCAGCTGCGTAGAAACAACTCTTACAGACTTGCTCGGTGAAGaggcctcctcctccgtggTTGCCAAGCTGGCCAACGATGGCTCTGGCATTGGAGCTGCTCTTCTTGCAGCCTCACACTCCCAGTATGCTGAGGCCGATTAG